One window of the Helicobacter sp. 11S03491-1 genome contains the following:
- a CDS encoding tRNA-dihydrouridine synthase, whose protein sequence is MQINFNNLLMLAPLAGYTDLPFRSVVKKFGVDITVSEMISSHALVYANAKTQKMVEKSPFETPYCVQIAGSKEDILKEAINVLNTIEGIDIIDFNCGCPAPKVANHGNGSGLLKDLPHLVKMLHIIKENTNKPYTSVKVRLGFDKKIPSEIAHALNDSPVDFVVVHGRTRSDSYKKDRIDYQSIGMMKQILKVPLIANGEIANVKKAKEVLDITGANGLMIGRAALSSPWIFWQIKNNTDTIPSIVKKELVLQHFDAMVKFYGERGVVMFRKNLHAYAKGHNGASEFRTKVNSMTSGKQMRENIAIFFDESIIEDDLPVLVELNKKSI, encoded by the coding sequence ATGCAAATAAATTTTAATAACCTACTCATGCTTGCGCCTTTGGCCGGCTATACGGACCTTCCTTTTAGAAGCGTAGTGAAAAAGTTTGGGGTAGATATTACTGTGAGTGAAATGATTAGTTCTCATGCTTTGGTTTATGCCAATGCCAAAACACAAAAAATGGTTGAAAAATCTCCTTTTGAAACGCCTTACTGCGTCCAAATCGCAGGTTCAAAGGAAGATATTCTCAAAGAAGCTATCAATGTGCTTAACACAATAGAAGGCATTGATATTATTGACTTTAATTGTGGTTGCCCTGCTCCAAAGGTTGCCAATCATGGCAATGGAAGTGGATTACTTAAGGATCTCCCCCATTTGGTCAAAATGCTTCACATTATTAAAGAAAATACCAACAAACCCTACACAAGTGTAAAAGTTAGGCTTGGTTTTGATAAAAAAATTCCTTCTGAGATCGCTCATGCCCTCAATGATTCTCCTGTGGATTTTGTCGTAGTCCATGGTCGCACACGTAGTGATAGCTATAAAAAAGACAGGATTGATTATCAAAGTATTGGGATGATGAAGCAAATTCTTAAAGTTCCTTTGATTGCTAATGGCGAGATTGCAAATGTGAAAAAGGCTAAGGAGGTTTTGGATATTACAGGAGCAAATGGTTTGATGATAGGGAGGGCGGCTTTGAGTTCTCCTTGGATATTTTGGCAGATTAAAAACAATACAGATACTATCCCCTCTATTGTGAAGAAGGAATTAGTGTTGCAACATTTTGATGCTATGGTAAAATTCTATGGAGAAAGAGGGGTCGTGATGTTTCGAAAAAATCTCCATGCTTATGCAAAAGGGCATAATGGAGCAAGTGAATTTCGCACAAAGGTTAATTCAATGACCTCCGGCAAACAAATGCGTGAAAATATTGCAATATTTTTTGATGAAAGCATCATTGAGGACGATTTACCTGTGTTAGTTGAGCTTAACAAAAAAAGCATATAA
- a CDS encoding CCA tRNA nucleotidyltransferase has protein sequence MFEIVLPKQVAHLIAILENNGFEAYVVGGCVRDSLLRENFLNFSDIFPKDWDIATSGMPQALMNILKASGILAIPTGIRHGTISAVIEGKTYEITTYRTENEYEHHRRPKKVGFVQNIQEDLFRRDFTINAMAYHPIRGLVDVCGGREDLENKIIRAVGNANERFEEDALRILRALRLASGIGFEIFCQTKEAIFSHKKLLKFISKERLKKEIEEFICGQYVRGVWEEYAEIIAFVLDDEGEFFNQTRILQKSKETLKIIEYCPRNPTIRMTALFCGMKDPFKTAQKILKNLKYDNKNTKTILKLIKYTSIPLCDEKQWIKKYLRLLGKEDFKMFLDLQYAKAKAFDPQEDNQEELEKLQSIFEKLQEILQKEEAFMLKDLMINGHDLQALGVQKGKEIHNILEAILDAIIHEDIPNTQETIIEFVKKNFL, from the coding sequence ATGTTTGAGATTGTATTGCCCAAACAAGTTGCTCATCTTATTGCAATATTAGAAAATAATGGATTTGAGGCTTATGTTGTAGGGGGTTGTGTGCGTGATAGTTTATTGAGAGAGAATTTTTTGAATTTTTCAGATATTTTTCCAAAGGATTGGGATATTGCAACCTCAGGCATGCCCCAAGCTCTCATGAATATATTGAAGGCATCAGGAATTTTGGCAATCCCTACGGGTATCAGGCATGGCACAATAAGTGCTGTGATAGAAGGAAAAACTTATGAGATCACAACTTATCGCACAGAAAATGAATATGAACATCACCGCAGACCTAAAAAAGTTGGCTTTGTCCAAAATATTCAAGAAGATCTGTTTAGACGAGATTTTACAATCAATGCTATGGCATATCACCCAATACGTGGGCTTGTTGATGTTTGCGGGGGAAGAGAAGATTTAGAAAATAAAATTATTCGCGCTGTTGGGAATGCTAATGAACGCTTTGAAGAAGACGCCTTAAGGATATTACGAGCACTCCGATTGGCTTCCGGGATTGGTTTTGAAATTTTTTGTCAAACCAAGGAAGCTATTTTTTCTCATAAAAAACTTTTGAAATTTATATCAAAAGAACGACTTAAAAAAGAGATTGAAGAGTTTATTTGTGGGCAATATGTGCGAGGTGTATGGGAAGAATATGCTGAAATTATTGCTTTTGTGTTAGATGATGAGGGAGAATTTTTTAATCAAACCCGGATTTTACAAAAAAGCAAAGAAACTCTCAAAATCATTGAGTATTGCCCAAGAAATCCAACAATAAGAATGACAGCATTATTTTGTGGCATGAAAGATCCTTTCAAAACAGCTCAAAAAATTTTGAAAAATCTCAAATATGATAATAAAAACACAAAAACAATCCTAAAACTTATCAAATACACTTCTATTCCCCTTTGCGATGAGAAGCAATGGATTAAAAAATACTTGCGTCTTCTGGGAAAAGAGGATTTTAAGATGTTTTTAGATCTTCAATATGCCAAAGCTAAAGCTTTTGATCCTCAAGAAGACAATCAAGAAGAATTAGAAAAACTACAAAGTATTTTTGAAAAGCTTCAAGAAATTCTGCAAAAAGAAGAAGCTTTTATGCTAAAAGATTTGATGATTAATGGGCATGATCTTCAAGCCCTTGGTGTCCAAAAAGGCAAGGAGATCCATAATATCCTTGAGGCTATCCTTGATGCCATCATCCATGAGGATATTCCAAATACCCAAGAGACAATCATTGAGTTTGTTAAGAAAAATTTTTTATAA
- a CDS encoding outer membrane beta-barrel protein, which translates to MKYFLLPFLLFFPLWSGENNLFVGFGGGQSLGQAYKTSFWQQATKDNSGCAGGTCIGNKTSGSYASAKSNSFMAMVGDEFFVDQYKIFGLRIYGSIEYANASLGNLKSKKNQEGRDTSFTTITGTDSTTGSPTIGVYNMKSAPPPQEELFHNGVWNAYSVNLDFFLNLPLDSIIKMFYSKMFFFKIGVYAGGGVEYATLRSSSWENKAIEKNEKFFASGSGFFANLGGSIYLGRHNRINIGIKIPYYSLNSQNWHNFGSPDPWEQQLLRQNFDIKKNREWRVSYVFLF; encoded by the coding sequence TTGAAATATTTTTTACTTCCATTTCTATTATTTTTTCCTTTGTGGAGTGGGGAAAATAACTTATTTGTAGGCTTCGGAGGGGGACAAAGCTTAGGACAAGCATATAAAACAAGTTTTTGGCAACAAGCAACCAAAGATAATTCCGGTTGTGCCGGAGGGACTTGTATTGGCAATAAAACAAGTGGTAGTTATGCGAGTGCTAAAAGCAATTCTTTTATGGCAATGGTAGGGGATGAGTTTTTTGTTGATCAATATAAAATCTTTGGGCTTAGGATTTATGGCAGTATTGAATATGCAAATGCTTCTTTGGGAAATTTAAAGAGCAAAAAAAATCAAGAGGGCAGAGATACAAGTTTTACAACCATTACAGGCACAGATTCCACGACAGGATCCCCTACTATAGGGGTTTATAATATGAAATCTGCTCCTCCTCCTCAAGAAGAATTATTTCATAATGGCGTATGGAATGCTTATAGTGTGAATTTAGATTTTTTTCTTAATCTTCCTTTAGATTCGATTATCAAAATGTTTTATAGCAAAATGTTTTTTTTCAAAATTGGGGTATATGCAGGAGGGGGTGTTGAATATGCAACTTTAAGAAGTAGTTCTTGGGAAAATAAGGCGATTGAAAAAAATGAGAAATTTTTTGCTTCAGGAAGTGGATTTTTTGCAAATTTAGGAGGTTCTATTTATTTGGGAAGACATAATCGTATCAATATAGGCATCAAGATCCCTTATTATTCACTGAATTCTCAAAATTGGCATAATTTTGGCAGTCCTGATCCTTGGGAGCAACAGCTTTTAAGGCAAAATTTTGATATTAAAAAAAATAGAGAATGGCGAGTGAGTTATGTTTTTTTATTTTAA